One genomic window of Thalassolituus hydrocarboniclasticus includes the following:
- a CDS encoding YEATS-associated helix-containing protein, with product MANHIFILATVMLLAGIFGGLVNYYLYGDKDPDAASLPRFLVVGVGASFLVPVVLDMVNSELVLESQGDPSRLLIFTGFCLISALLSRFFIDNLSDRILNEAQVAKQRSEEVQQNLRIIQSELLPLIDTETEQDSGNEDPQVVQVNDELDVTSTHVLKILSSGRFIFRSLAGVCREANEEESTILKTLHVLVTRSLAGKVSGKNGVRWHITEKGRRVLESNL from the coding sequence ATGGCTAATCATATCTTCATTCTGGCAACTGTGATGCTGTTGGCTGGCATTTTTGGGGGGCTGGTGAATTATTATCTGTATGGGGATAAGGATCCCGATGCAGCAAGTCTGCCACGTTTTCTTGTGGTGGGTGTGGGTGCGTCCTTTCTGGTGCCGGTGGTGCTGGATATGGTGAACAGTGAACTTGTTCTGGAGAGTCAGGGCGATCCGTCACGGTTGTTAATTTTTACCGGTTTCTGTTTGATTTCAGCGTTATTGAGCCGCTTCTTTATCGACAATCTGTCTGACCGGATTCTCAATGAAGCTCAGGTGGCGAAGCAGCGTTCCGAAGAAGTTCAGCAGAACCTGCGCATTATTCAGAGTGAACTGCTGCCATTAATCGATACCGAAACCGAACAGGATTCCGGTAACGAAGATCCTCAGGTGGTTCAGGTAAATGATGAGCTGGATGTTACTTCAACCCACGTACTGAAAATTCTCTCCAGCGGGCGCTTTATTTTCCGTTCTCTGGCCGGGGTTTGTCGTGAAGCCAATGAAGAAGAGTCGACCATTCTGAAAACACTGCATGTTTTGGTAACCCGCAGCCTGGCCGGTAAAGTCAGCGGTAAAAACGGTGTTCGCTGGCACATTACTGAGAAAGGCCGTCGCGTACTCGAATCTAACCTGTAA